In the genome of Streptomyces collinus, one region contains:
- a CDS encoding helix-turn-helix domain-containing protein gives MASNVNPTVRRRRLGQELRRLRELKGMTAEEVAERLLVSQSKISRLENGRRSISQRDVRDLCGVYEVEDQRIVDSLMQMAKDSRQQGWWHAFGDIPYSVYIGLETDAESLRVYEPQIITGLLQTRAYAEAIIRGGSPEASEADNDKRVEVRLRRQGRITAESEPLRLWVVLDEASLHRIVGSRPVMREQLEHLVEMSQLPHITVQVLPFEVGAHAGINGQYSILEFADAADSSVVYIEGVTSDLYLEKPLDVQKYTVMYEHLRAQSLNVDQSRQLIERVAKEYAR, from the coding sequence GTGGCGTCCAATGTCAATCCCACCGTCAGGCGGCGCCGGCTGGGCCAGGAGCTCCGCAGGCTCCGAGAGCTCAAGGGCATGACGGCCGAAGAGGTGGCCGAGCGGCTGCTGGTGTCGCAGTCGAAGATCAGCCGCCTGGAGAACGGGCGGCGCAGCATCAGCCAGCGTGACGTGCGCGACCTGTGCGGGGTCTACGAGGTCGAGGACCAGCGGATCGTCGACTCGCTGATGCAGATGGCCAAGGACTCCCGGCAGCAGGGCTGGTGGCACGCCTTCGGGGACATCCCCTACAGCGTCTACATCGGCCTGGAGACGGACGCCGAGTCGCTCCGGGTCTACGAACCCCAGATCATCACCGGCCTGTTGCAGACCCGTGCGTACGCCGAGGCCATCATCCGGGGCGGCTCGCCCGAGGCGTCGGAGGCGGACAACGACAAGCGCGTCGAGGTCCGGCTGCGCCGGCAGGGCCGGATCACCGCCGAGTCGGAACCGCTGCGGCTGTGGGTGGTCCTGGACGAGGCGTCCCTGCACCGGATCGTCGGCAGCCGGCCGGTGATGCGCGAGCAGCTGGAGCACCTCGTCGAGATGTCGCAGCTGCCCCACATCACCGTGCAGGTCCTGCCGTTCGAGGTCGGGGCGCACGCCGGCATCAACGGCCAGTACTCGATCCTGGAGTTCGCCGACGCGGCCGACTCCAGCGTCGTCTACATCGAGGGCGTCACCAGCGACCTGTACCTGGAGAAGCCGCTCGACGTGCAGAAGTACACGGTGATGTACGAGCACCTGCGGGCCCAGTCGCTGAACGTGGACCAGTCGCGGCAGCTCATCGAGCGCGTGGCGAAGGAGTACGCGCGCTGA
- a CDS encoding GOLPH3/VPS74 family protein, protein MGRSRRTLPEELLLLALDPTTGTTAQPQSLDLGLAGAQLVELALAGRIAPDGDRIAVVAPRPTGDPTLDCALELLRRRGAPVRAVNWIGGPRLGLRQTYLSHLERCGMVHAVAGQMCGVLPTTRYQATDTEISREIRARLDSAIRTGVPPDPRTAALAALAHAVGLGKHLYPGNEGRSSRSRLRDLIRHDPMGGLVAHAVMDVQNGVAAQPRRSPAPSGRPAAGAARPAPEPARGVPMQPRHGSMARAVAH, encoded by the coding sequence ATGGGCAGGAGCCGCAGAACACTTCCGGAGGAGCTTCTGCTGCTGGCGCTGGACCCGACCACGGGTACCACCGCACAGCCGCAGTCGCTCGACCTCGGTCTGGCCGGAGCACAGCTAGTAGAGCTGGCGCTGGCCGGACGGATAGCCCCAGACGGGGATCGTATCGCCGTGGTGGCACCACGGCCGACTGGAGACCCAACGTTGGACTGCGCGTTGGAGTTGCTGCGAAGGCGTGGCGCTCCCGTGCGGGCAGTGAACTGGATTGGCGGGCCGCGACTGGGGCTGCGCCAGACCTACCTCTCGCATCTGGAGCGGTGCGGCATGGTGCATGCCGTGGCCGGCCAGATGTGCGGAGTGCTGCCGACGACTCGCTACCAGGCGACGGACACCGAGATCAGCCGGGAGATCAGGGCCCGGCTGGACTCCGCGATCCGCACCGGCGTACCGCCGGACCCGCGGACCGCGGCACTCGCTGCCCTCGCCCACGCGGTCGGCCTCGGCAAGCACCTGTACCCGGGCAACGAGGGACGCTCCTCTCGCTCCCGGCTCAGGGACCTGATCAGGCACGACCCCATGGGCGGTCTCGTCGCGCACGCGGTGATGGACGTCCAGAACGGCGTCGCGGCGCAGCCGCGCCGCAGCCCGGCACCGTCCGGCCGTCCGGCCGCCGGCGCGGCCAGGCCCGCACCGGAACCCGCCCGCGGCGTTCCGATGCAACCGCGCCACGGGAGCATGGCCCGCGCCGTGGCCCACTGA
- a CDS encoding D-alanyl-D-alanine carboxypeptidase codes for MAGESPDRSKQRESSARETSGSASPVPEARSEVADPRLAVARDPERSATRGGADTATRVLSTRTAEEPENTEDDAERADGDSDTEDAVADAGRGTSGSSEGAKGPEGSEDADAPEGSAGSDGRLRDAVAAWVASADEGESAAVEGAGKGEKANETGKAEEADAGAQEAGEATGAAKPGADAEDDHADDRADEPAEAGTDAEDAQEAAETASEGSGAGRGDVAEPEADRSADDEGTAEAETEAEADERTDDEDSEPSEPGADNDVKGPKATDTEDDATEDAGTDAAPKDDAAEDKPRPDTTPKSGGATGTDADTKDDAAAESTTPADAAEDKPGKADDVTGESDADTDDTDGSPAKPPVDQPTAVFKTVRPPVDQPTTMLKLGGAAKDLPKSDLPKTDAPKKDVPERDAERTSKFVALKPLDDPSARKPAAPAAPAAPAAPAEATAPVPTVGPERTTQQPLPPRPPLDLLAELTNTPPPPETPLRTAARRVKIWTPLVLLLVVVFAVVQSVRPLPSPTLELTAKDSYTFEGGKVDIPWPADGQAALDVQGIGTFGSSGEQKPVPIASVAKVMTAYVILRDHPLKSGADGPKILIDQAAQDQSDAGQESTVDVTKGDRITEREALESILIASANNVARLLARWDAGSEKAFVQKMNDAAKDLGMKNTTYTDPSGLNNTTVSTAVDQVKLAKAAMLQPAFREVATMMSYVDYKQKKHDNWNRLVGYNDVTGIKTGTTTSALGNLVFSARKDVNGEVHRIIGAVVRQPAGGPDNTILGAALHEGDKLIRAAQGALESATILKKGDVVGYADDGLGGRTPVAVTEDVTAVGWAGLSVKLTFAADDLPHTAKAGTKVGTLTVGDGTTSAVKVPVALQKDLVEPGFGAKLTRLG; via the coding sequence GTGGCGGGCGAGTCCCCCGACAGGTCGAAGCAGCGCGAGTCGTCGGCACGAGAGACGTCGGGGAGCGCGAGTCCGGTTCCGGAGGCCAGGAGCGAAGTCGCCGACCCGCGGCTCGCGGTGGCCCGGGACCCGGAGAGGTCCGCCACGCGAGGCGGTGCCGACACGGCGACCCGCGTGCTGTCCACGCGGACGGCGGAGGAACCGGAGAACACCGAGGACGACGCCGAGCGGGCCGACGGCGACTCGGACACCGAGGACGCGGTCGCGGACGCCGGGCGGGGTACTTCCGGCTCTTCCGAGGGCGCGAAGGGACCCGAGGGGTCCGAGGACGCCGATGCGCCCGAGGGGTCCGCAGGCAGTGACGGACGGCTGCGGGATGCCGTCGCCGCGTGGGTCGCGTCGGCGGACGAGGGCGAGTCGGCTGCCGTCGAGGGCGCGGGGAAGGGCGAGAAGGCCAACGAGACTGGGAAGGCCGAGGAGGCCGACGCGGGCGCTCAGGAGGCAGGGGAGGCCACCGGGGCCGCGAAGCCCGGCGCGGACGCCGAGGACGACCACGCGGACGACCGCGCGGACGAGCCTGCGGAGGCCGGCACGGACGCCGAGGATGCCCAGGAAGCCGCGGAGACGGCGTCCGAGGGCTCCGGGGCGGGCCGCGGTGACGTCGCCGAGCCCGAGGCGGACCGTTCCGCCGACGACGAGGGCACGGCCGAGGCGGAGACCGAGGCCGAGGCGGACGAGCGGACCGACGACGAGGACTCCGAGCCCTCGGAGCCCGGTGCCGACAACGACGTCAAGGGCCCGAAGGCCACCGACACCGAGGACGACGCCACCGAGGACGCCGGCACCGACGCCGCCCCCAAGGACGACGCCGCCGAGGACAAGCCCCGCCCCGACACGACCCCGAAGTCCGGCGGAGCCACCGGCACCGACGCCGACACCAAGGACGACGCCGCCGCCGAGAGCACGACCCCGGCCGACGCCGCCGAGGACAAGCCCGGCAAAGCCGACGACGTCACCGGCGAGTCGGACGCCGACACCGACGACACCGACGGCTCACCCGCCAAACCCCCCGTCGACCAGCCCACCGCCGTCTTCAAGACCGTACGGCCGCCGGTGGATCAGCCCACCACCATGCTGAAGCTCGGGGGCGCGGCCAAGGACCTCCCGAAGTCGGACCTCCCGAAAACGGACGCCCCGAAGAAGGACGTCCCGGAGAGGGACGCCGAGCGGACCAGCAAGTTCGTCGCGCTCAAGCCGCTGGACGACCCGTCGGCCAGGAAGCCGGCCGCTCCGGCCGCTCCGGCGGCCCCTGCCGCCCCGGCCGAAGCCACCGCGCCCGTCCCCACCGTCGGCCCCGAGCGGACCACGCAGCAGCCGCTGCCGCCCAGGCCGCCGCTGGATCTGCTGGCCGAGCTGACGAACACCCCGCCGCCCCCGGAGACCCCGCTGCGGACGGCGGCCCGGCGGGTGAAGATCTGGACGCCGCTGGTGCTGCTGCTGGTCGTCGTCTTCGCGGTCGTGCAGAGCGTGCGCCCGCTCCCCTCGCCCACCCTGGAGCTGACCGCGAAGGACAGCTACACCTTCGAGGGCGGCAAGGTCGACATCCCGTGGCCCGCCGACGGCCAGGCCGCGCTGGACGTCCAGGGCATCGGCACGTTCGGCTCCTCCGGCGAGCAGAAGCCCGTTCCGATCGCGAGTGTCGCCAAGGTCATGACCGCCTACGTCATCCTGCGCGACCACCCGCTCAAGAGCGGCGCGGACGGCCCGAAGATCCTGATCGACCAGGCCGCGCAGGACCAGTCCGACGCCGGCCAGGAGTCCACCGTCGACGTCACCAAGGGCGACAGGATCACCGAGCGGGAGGCCCTGGAGAGCATCCTGATCGCGTCCGCGAACAATGTGGCGCGGCTGCTCGCCCGCTGGGACGCGGGGTCCGAGAAGGCGTTCGTGCAGAAGATGAACGACGCCGCCAAGGACCTCGGCATGAAGAACACGACGTACACCGACCCGTCGGGCCTGAACAACACGACCGTCTCCACGGCCGTGGACCAGGTGAAGCTCGCCAAGGCCGCCATGCTGCAGCCGGCCTTCCGCGAGGTCGCGACGATGATGTCGTACGTCGACTACAAGCAGAAGAAGCACGACAACTGGAACCGCCTGGTCGGCTACAACGACGTCACCGGCATCAAGACCGGCACCACCACCTCGGCGCTCGGCAACCTCGTCTTCTCCGCCAGGAAGGACGTGAACGGCGAGGTGCACCGGATCATCGGCGCGGTCGTGCGCCAGCCCGCCGGCGGCCCGGACAACACGATCCTGGGCGCTGCTCTCCACGAGGGCGACAAGCTGATCCGGGCCGCGCAGGGCGCGCTGGAGTCGGCGACGATCCTGAAGAAGGGCGACGTCGTCGGGTACGCGGACGACGGTCTCGGCGGCCGTACGCCGGTCGCCGTCACCGAGGACGTCACGGCCGTCGGCTGGGCGGGCCTGTCCGTCAAGCTGACGTTCGCCGCAGACGACCTGCCGCACACGGCGAAGGCCGGCACGAAGGTGGGCACGCTCACCGTCGGCGACGGCACCACCAGCGCCGTGAAGGTCCCGGTGGCCCTCCAGAAGGACCTGGTGGAGCCGGGCTTCGGGGCCAAGCTCACGCGCCTCGGCTGA
- a CDS encoding MFS transporter, whose protein sequence is MATAEPTRADDTGPGAVSGPRIRLPEAPEADAPEAGTPEVHAPEVHAPEVRASDASAPDGSAPDGSAPGGRKAEFEWPAPVLALRERMLRHPVLSVTGLAAALHILWFFTFANSGGDLAAQDAWAEFVGRHPDSAYNLAWYGGMHPVSYSMVSPYLMSLLGVRTTMMIAGTVSAGLLTLLLLRSRSVLNPLWASLAGVFGLFCNAVSGRVTFGLGMMFALGAVAVVFCWPYRWRYKRWAKALSAAPLAALATMSSPVAGLFVGLVAVALFLQKRRPGAWALGLAPTAVVAVSAWLFPFSGTQPMMIGSVLLPLAFSVLAYVLVPREWKTVRLTAAVYGLGVVLVWLISSQIGSNITRLAMLFAGVALVAALPFTVPRSRKWYAAVVALCGFGVWIGFKTVDDIVHTAPAASWSRELAPLVNELQEVGAEKGRVEVVPARSHREASALAPYVNLARGWNRQADMERNPLFYDDTLNSANYHEWLKRWAVHYVVLPKGEPDGDGGQRERALVRRGLPYLTQIWGNDTWQLFRVTAPTPLAEPNAVVDRAEQGEMILQVKKAGRILVRIPYSPWLSIVDAEGKSLKPPQETEESRNRPEGEPKTYLNVNGCLTETEEDAQGDKWTELLAPKAGTYRLAAPYQLPRGTPCPEELR, encoded by the coding sequence GTGGCCACTGCGGAGCCGACACGCGCAGACGACACCGGGCCGGGCGCGGTATCAGGCCCGCGAATACGCCTGCCCGAAGCGCCGGAAGCCGACGCACCGGAAGCCGGCACCCCGGAAGTCCACGCGCCGGAAGTCCACGCGCCGGAAGTCCGCGCCTCTGACGCCAGCGCGCCCGACGGCAGCGCGCCCGACGGCAGCGCACCCGGGGGCCGCAAGGCGGAGTTCGAGTGGCCCGCCCCCGTCCTGGCGCTGCGTGAGCGCATGCTGCGGCACCCGGTCCTGTCCGTCACGGGCCTCGCCGCGGCGCTGCACATCCTCTGGTTCTTCACGTTCGCGAACAGCGGTGGCGACCTGGCCGCGCAGGACGCGTGGGCCGAGTTCGTCGGCCGGCACCCGGACTCGGCGTACAACCTCGCCTGGTACGGCGGGATGCACCCCGTGTCGTACAGCATGGTGTCGCCGTATCTGATGTCGCTGCTCGGCGTGCGGACGACGATGATGATCGCGGGCACGGTCTCGGCCGGTCTGCTGACGCTGCTCCTCCTGCGCAGCCGCTCCGTCCTCAACCCGCTGTGGGCGTCGCTGGCCGGTGTGTTCGGGCTGTTCTGCAACGCGGTGTCCGGGCGCGTGACGTTCGGTCTCGGCATGATGTTCGCGCTCGGCGCGGTCGCCGTCGTGTTCTGCTGGCCCTACCGGTGGCGCTACAAGCGCTGGGCGAAGGCCCTGAGCGCGGCGCCGCTGGCCGCGCTGGCCACCATGTCGTCGCCGGTCGCGGGCCTGTTCGTGGGCCTGGTGGCGGTGGCGTTGTTCCTGCAGAAGCGGCGGCCGGGCGCGTGGGCGCTGGGTCTGGCGCCGACAGCGGTGGTGGCGGTGTCGGCGTGGCTGTTCCCGTTCTCGGGCACGCAGCCGATGATGATCGGCTCGGTGCTGCTGCCGCTCGCGTTCTCGGTCCTCGCCTACGTGCTGGTCCCGCGGGAGTGGAAGACGGTCCGGCTCACGGCCGCGGTGTACGGCCTGGGGGTCGTGCTGGTGTGGCTGATCAGCTCCCAGATCGGGTCGAACATCACCCGGCTGGCGATGCTGTTCGCCGGGGTCGCGCTGGTCGCCGCGCTGCCGTTCACGGTGCCGCGCAGCCGCAAGTGGTACGCGGCCGTCGTGGCGCTGTGCGGTTTCGGCGTGTGGATCGGCTTCAAGACGGTCGACGACATCGTGCACACCGCCCCGGCGGCGTCCTGGTCGCGTGAGCTCGCGCCGCTCGTCAACGAGCTGCAGGAGGTCGGCGCCGAGAAGGGCCGGGTCGAGGTCGTCCCGGCCCGCTCCCACCGCGAGGCCTCCGCGCTCGCCCCGTACGTCAATCTGGCCCGCGGCTGGAACCGCCAGGCCGACATGGAGCGCAACCCCCTCTTCTACGACGACACCCTCAACTCGGCGAACTACCACGAGTGGCTGAAGCGCTGGGCGGTGCACTACGTCGTGCTGCCGAAGGGCGAGCCGGACGGCGACGGGGGGCAGCGGGAGCGGGCGCTGGTGCGGCGCGGGCTGCCGTACCTGACCCAGATCTGGGGCAACGACACCTGGCAGCTGTTCAGGGTGACCGCCCCGACCCCGCTGGCCGAGCCGAACGCGGTGGTCGACCGGGCCGAGCAGGGCGAGATGATCCTCCAGGTGAAGAAGGCGGGCCGGATCCTGGTCCGCATCCCGTACTCGCCGTGGCTGAGCATCGTCGACGCGGAGGGCAAGAGCCTGAAGCCGCCGCAGGAGACGGAGGAGTCCAGGAACCGCCCCGAGGGCGAGCCGAAGACGTACCTGAACGTCAACGGCTGCCTCACGGAGACGGAGGAGGACGCGCAGGGCGACAAGTGGACGGAGCTGCTGGCCCCGAAGGCCGGCACGTACCGTCTGGCGGCGCCGTACCAGCTCCCGCGGGGGACGCCGTGCCCGGAGGAGCTGCGCTGA
- a CDS encoding phytase: MRGTQTAAIAAALAAMAVLPTPARAADSGLPGVTATTETPALYGDDAGGNADADDPAIWRNAADPDASLVIATAKEGGLRVYDLAGKEVQSIPAPPAPTPDDKPGRFNNVDLISGFPLPTGRADVAVVTDRGRDHLRIYRINPGAARPLTDVTDPNAPLVFSTTQDEVNEQATPYGLAAWKDKATGRSYAVVSQRSRTRLALLELKTTSGGAVTYRQVRTYDLPASFALPNGTSWTPCTDPGDLPQVEGMVVDPANKVLYAGQEDVGIWRLPADLGGRPKLIDKVREYGVPAAYDEATEECVAGADPGYGGTHLSADVEGLTILDEGDGDGYLFASSQGDDTFAAYDREVSDDNEYESGFRITAGTVDGSEECDGAAVLNAPLGSRYPNGLLVVQDGHNTPDETDEDGEVRDNTDFKFVDLRKVTGALHEDD, translated from the coding sequence CTGCGCGGGACACAGACGGCCGCGATCGCCGCGGCTCTGGCGGCCATGGCGGTTCTGCCCACCCCGGCCCGGGCCGCCGACTCAGGGCTCCCGGGGGTGACCGCCACCACCGAGACCCCGGCCCTGTACGGCGACGATGCCGGCGGCAATGCCGACGCCGACGACCCGGCGATCTGGCGCAACGCCGCCGACCCCGACGCCAGCCTGGTGATCGCCACCGCCAAGGAGGGCGGCCTGCGCGTGTACGACCTCGCCGGCAAGGAGGTGCAGTCGATCCCGGCGCCGCCCGCCCCCACCCCCGACGACAAGCCGGGCCGCTTCAACAACGTGGACCTGATCTCCGGGTTCCCGCTGCCGACCGGCCGCGCCGACGTCGCCGTCGTCACCGACCGCGGCCGCGACCACCTGCGGATCTACCGCATCAACCCCGGTGCCGCCCGGCCGCTGACCGACGTCACCGACCCGAACGCCCCGCTGGTCTTCTCCACGACCCAGGACGAGGTCAACGAGCAGGCCACCCCCTACGGTCTGGCCGCCTGGAAGGACAAGGCCACCGGCCGCTCCTACGCCGTGGTCAGCCAGCGCAGCCGCACCCGGCTCGCCCTGCTGGAGCTGAAGACGACCTCCGGCGGAGCGGTCACCTACCGGCAGGTGCGCACCTACGACCTGCCCGCCTCCTTCGCCCTCCCGAATGGCACGTCCTGGACCCCCTGCACCGACCCCGGTGACCTCCCGCAGGTCGAGGGCATGGTCGTGGACCCGGCCAACAAGGTGCTCTACGCCGGTCAGGAGGACGTCGGCATCTGGCGGCTGCCCGCCGACCTCGGCGGCAGGCCGAAGCTGATCGACAAGGTCCGGGAGTACGGCGTCCCCGCCGCTTACGACGAGGCGACCGAGGAGTGCGTCGCGGGCGCCGACCCGGGCTACGGCGGCACGCACCTGTCCGCCGACGTCGAGGGCCTGACGATCCTCGACGAGGGTGACGGCGACGGCTACCTGTTCGCCTCCAGCCAGGGCGACGACACCTTCGCCGCCTACGACCGCGAGGTCTCCGACGACAACGAGTACGAGAGCGGCTTCCGGATCACGGCCGGGACCGTCGACGGCTCCGAGGAGTGCGACGGCGCCGCCGTACTGAACGCCCCCCTCGGTTCCCGCTACCCGAACGGCCTGCTCGTGGTGCAGGACGGGCACAACACACCGGACGAGACGGACGAGGACGGAGAGGTCCGCGACAACACCGACTTCAAGTTCGTCGACCTGCGCAAGGTCACCGGCGCGCTGCACGAGGACGACTGA
- a CDS encoding sodium:solute symporter family protein: protein MNGLDWAVLIGYFAVMVAIGVWSHKRVDNVSDFFTAGGKMPWWLSGISHHMSGYSAVMFTGYAGIAYTYGVTSFVTWSFPIALGIAIGSKLFAPRINRLRSRLHVASPLEYLKNRYDLKTQQALAWSGMLLKIVDVGAKWAAIATLLSVFTGISLNQGILITGTITAVYCTIGGLWADALTELGQFVIQLLAGIAMFVAVFVRLDDHGGFFGVWDSPELQGHEKPLVGDYGTVFLLAFLFIKLFEYNGGMLNQAQRYMATPNAKEAERSARLSAILWLVWPLVLFFPMWMSPLLVESQKPDGSDSYALMTEQLLPHGLLGLVIVGFFSHTMAMCSSDANAIAAVFTRDCAPVIWARARAWNQSQGLRVARIATVVFLGLSMAAATQVNSPAFKDIITVVIKWVAGLMGPMAIPMMLGLLRAFRRSGPTAALVSWSMGLLAFWLVNYPINWNVEGGVPLQYQVSIPLAVSLVLYILVGYIRPEDTPERLAIIEKINTDGDGAAAAAVVAPAGGVEDTTVRATVKD, encoded by the coding sequence ATGAACGGTCTCGACTGGGCCGTGCTCATCGGCTACTTCGCCGTGATGGTCGCGATCGGCGTCTGGTCGCACAAACGCGTCGACAACGTCAGCGACTTCTTCACCGCCGGCGGCAAGATGCCGTGGTGGCTCTCCGGCATCTCGCACCACATGTCGGGCTACAGCGCGGTGATGTTCACCGGGTACGCGGGCATCGCCTACACCTACGGCGTCACCTCCTTCGTCACCTGGTCCTTCCCCATCGCCCTCGGTATCGCCATCGGGTCGAAGCTGTTCGCCCCGCGCATCAACCGGCTGCGCTCCCGGCTCCATGTGGCCTCCCCACTGGAGTACTTGAAGAACCGCTACGACCTCAAGACGCAGCAGGCGCTGGCCTGGTCGGGCATGCTGCTGAAGATCGTGGATGTGGGAGCCAAGTGGGCGGCGATCGCCACGCTGCTGTCCGTCTTCACGGGCATCTCCCTCAACCAGGGCATCCTCATCACCGGCACCATCACCGCCGTCTACTGCACCATCGGCGGCCTCTGGGCGGACGCGCTGACCGAACTCGGCCAGTTCGTCATCCAGTTGCTGGCCGGCATCGCGATGTTCGTCGCGGTCTTCGTGCGCCTCGACGACCACGGCGGCTTCTTCGGCGTCTGGGACTCGCCCGAACTCCAGGGCCACGAGAAGCCCCTGGTCGGCGACTACGGCACGGTGTTCCTGCTCGCGTTCCTCTTCATCAAGCTCTTCGAGTACAACGGCGGCATGCTCAACCAGGCCCAGCGGTACATGGCCACGCCGAACGCCAAGGAGGCCGAGCGGTCGGCCCGCCTCTCGGCGATCCTCTGGCTGGTCTGGCCGCTGGTGCTGTTCTTCCCCATGTGGATGTCGCCGCTGCTGGTCGAGTCGCAGAAGCCCGACGGCTCGGACTCCTACGCCCTGATGACCGAACAGCTCCTGCCGCACGGCCTGCTGGGCCTGGTGATCGTCGGCTTCTTCTCGCACACCATGGCCATGTGCTCCTCGGACGCCAACGCCATCGCGGCGGTGTTCACCCGGGACTGCGCGCCGGTGATCTGGGCGCGGGCCCGGGCCTGGAACCAGAGCCAGGGCCTGCGGGTCGCCCGCATCGCCACGGTCGTCTTCCTCGGCCTGTCCATGGCGGCGGCGACGCAGGTCAACTCCCCAGCCTTCAAGGACATCATCACGGTCGTCATCAAGTGGGTGGCCGGTCTGATGGGCCCGATGGCGATCCCGATGATGCTGGGCCTGCTGCGGGCGTTCCGCCGCTCCGGCCCGACGGCGGCCCTCGTCAGCTGGTCGATGGGCCTGCTCGCCTTCTGGCTGGTGAACTACCCGATCAACTGGAACGTCGAGGGCGGCGTGCCGCTCCAGTACCAGGTGTCGATCCCGCTGGCGGTCTCGCTGGTCCTCTACATCCTCGTCGGCTACATCCGGCCGGAGGACACCCCGGAACGGCTGGCGATCATCGAGAAGATCAACACGGACGGGGACGGGGCCGCCGCGGCCGCCGTTGTGGCGCCGGCGGGCGGTGTCGAGGACACCACCGTGCGTGCGACGGTGAAGGACTAG
- a CDS encoding SDR family oxidoreductase, translated as MSLLAGKTVVVSGVGAGLGRQVAAAVVRDGGRAVLGARTEASLAKTAAEVDPGGACTAYRATDIRDEAQCEALAELARERFGGIDAVVHVAALDGYFGGLEDADFESWRSVIDVNLLGTLRMTRACLPSLKQGGGSVVFVGTQSAVAAPSQVRQAAYAASKGALTSAMYSLARELGPHRIRVNTVLPGWMWGPPVQAYVQFAARSEGVSEAAVLGRLTDRMALPALATDGDVADAAVFLASDRARAITGQSLLVNAGELMR; from the coding sequence ATGTCACTGCTCGCGGGGAAGACGGTCGTCGTGTCGGGGGTCGGGGCCGGGCTCGGACGGCAGGTCGCGGCGGCCGTCGTACGGGACGGCGGGCGGGCCGTGCTCGGGGCCCGTACGGAGGCGAGCCTGGCCAAGACGGCCGCCGAGGTCGATCCCGGCGGGGCGTGTACGGCGTACCGGGCCACGGACATCCGCGACGAGGCGCAGTGCGAGGCGCTGGCGGAGCTGGCGCGGGAGCGGTTCGGCGGGATCGACGCGGTCGTGCACGTGGCCGCGCTCGACGGCTACTTCGGCGGGCTGGAGGACGCCGACTTCGAGTCCTGGCGGTCCGTTATCGACGTGAATCTGCTGGGCACGCTGCGGATGACCCGGGCGTGTCTGCCGTCGCTCAAACAGGGCGGCGGTTCCGTGGTGTTCGTCGGGACGCAGTCGGCGGTGGCGGCCCCGTCGCAGGTGCGGCAGGCGGCGTACGCGGCGTCGAAGGGGGCGCTGACGAGTGCGATGTACTCGCTCGCGCGCGAGCTCGGGCCCCACCGGATCCGGGTCAACACCGTGCTGCCGGGCTGGATGTGGGGGCCGCCGGTGCAGGCGTACGTGCAGTTCGCGGCCCGGTCGGAGGGTGTGTCGGAGGCGGCGGTACTGGGCAGGCTGACGGACCGGATGGCGCTGCCCGCGCTGGCGACGGACGGGGACGTGGCGGACGCGGCGGTGTTCCTCGCGTCGGACCGGGCGCGGGCGATCACGGGGCAGTCGCTGCTGGTGAACGCGGGCGAGCTGATGCGCTGA